A genomic window from Glycine soja cultivar W05 chromosome 10, ASM419377v2, whole genome shotgun sequence includes:
- the LOC114370110 gene encoding translationally-controlled tumor protein homolog, which translates to MLVYQDLLTGDELLSDSFPYKETENGMLWEVEGKWVVQGAVNVDIGANPSAEGGDEDEGVDDQAVKVVDIVDTFRLQEQPPFDKKQFITYMKRYIKLLTAKLEGEQQELFKKHIEGATKSLLSKLKDLQFFVGESMHDDGSLVFAYYKEGATDPTFIYFAYGLKEIKC; encoded by the exons ATGCTTGTCTACCAAGATCTTCTTACAG GTGACGAGCTTCTCTCTGACTCATTCCCGTACAAGGAAACTGAGAATGGAATGCTGTGGGAAGTGGAAGGAAAG TGGGTTGTTCAAGGAGCAGTCAATGTAGATATTGGTGCTAACCCTTCTGCAGAAGGTGGGGATGAGGACGAGGGAGTTGATGATCAAGCTGTCAAAGTAGTTGATATTGTTGACACTTTTAGGCTTCAG gaaCAACCACCCTTTGATAAGAAACAATTTATTACTTATATGAAGAGATATATTAAGTTGCTGACGGCCAAATTAGAGGGTGAGCAGCAAGAGTTGTTCAAGAAGCACATCGAGGGAGCAACTAAGTCCCTCCTATCAAAGCTCAAAGACCTCCAATT TTTTGTGGGGGAGAGTATGCACGATGATGGAAGCCTTGTCTTTGCTTACTACAAGGAAGGTGCTACTGATCCAACTTTTATCTACTTTGCCTATGGATTGAAGGAAATCAAGTGCTGA
- the LOC114372184 gene encoding 26S proteasome regulatory subunit 6A homolog gives MASAMVEDANFEDDQLANMTTDDVVRASRLLDNEIRILKEELQRTNLELESYKDKIKENQEKIKLNKQLPYLVGNIVEILEMNPEDEAEEDGANIDLDSQRKGKCVVLKTSTRQTIFLPVVGLVDPDKLKPGDLVGVNKDSYLILDTLPSEYDSRVKAMEVDEKPTEDYNDIGGLEKQIQELVEAIVLPMTHKERFQKLGVRPPKGVLLYGPPGTGKTLMARACAAQTNATFLKLAGPQLVQMFIGDGAKLVRDAFQLAKEKSPCIIFIDEIDAIGTKRFDSEVSGDREVQRTMLELLNQLDGFSSDDRIKVIAATNRADILDPALMRSGRLDRKIEFPHPSEEARARILQIHSRKMNVHPDVNFEELARSTDDFNGAQLKAVCVEAGMLALRRDATEVNHEDFNEGIIQVQAKKKASLNYYA, from the exons ATGGCGAGCGCGATGGTTGAGGACGCCAACTTCGAAGATGACCAGCTCGCCAATATGACCACCGACGACGTCGTCAGAGCTTCTCGTCTTCTCGACAACGAGATTCGCATCCTCAAA GAAGAGTTGCAGAGGACCAATTTGGAGTTGGAATCGTACAAGGACAAGATCAAGGAGAATCAGGAGAAGATTAAGCTCAATAAGCAGTTGCCCTACCTCGTTGGGAACATCGTTGAG ATATTGGAAATGAACCCAGAAGACGAAGCTGAAGAAGATGGTGCCAATATTGATCTTGACTCACAAAGGAAGGGAAAGTGTGTTGTGCTAAAGACTTCTACTCGACAG ACAATCTTTCTACCTGTTGTTGGGCTTGTTGACCCTGACAAGTTAAAACCTGGTGATCTGGTTGGTGTTAACAAGGATAGTTACTTAATCTTGGATACCTTGCCTTCTGAGTATGATTCTAGAGTTAAGGCCATGGAAGTTGATGAAAAGCCAACCGAGGACTACAATGACATTGGTGGATTAGAGAAGCAG ATTCAAGAATTAGTTGAAGCTATTGTTTTGCCCATGACCCACAAGGAGCGATTCCAAAAGTTAGGAGTTCGTCCTCCCAAGGGAGTGCTGTTATATGGACCTCCGGGGACTGGGAAAACATTGATGGCCCGTGCCTGTGCAGCACAGACAAATGCCACTTTTCTGAAATTGGCAGGCCCTCAACTGGTCCAG ATGTTCATAGGAGATGGAGCAAAACTTGTTCGTGATGCCTTTCAACTAGCAAAAGAGAAGTCACCATGCATTATTTTTATAGATGAAATTGATGCAATTGGTACAAAGCGTTTTGATAG TGAAGTAAGTGGAGACAGAGAGGTACAACGAACTATGTTAGAATTGCTTAATCAGCTTGATGGTTTTAGCAGTGATGACCGGATCAAG GTGATAGCAGCAACTAACCGTGCAGATATTCTTGATCCTGCCCTGATGCGTTCTGGTCGTTTGGATCGTAAAATTGAGTTTCCACACCCAAGTGAAGAAGCAAGAGCTCGAATTCTACAG ATTCATTCAAGGAAGATGAATGTTCACCCAGATGTCAACTTTGAAGAACTTGCCCGGTCCACAGATGATTTCAATGGCGCACAACTGAAGGCTGTCTGTGTTGAGGCTGGCATGTTGGCTCTACGCCGTGATGCAACTGAG GTGAACCACGAGGATTTTAATGAAGGTATTATTCAAGTCCAAGCAAAGAAGAAAGCAAGTCTGAACTATTATGCATAG
- the LOC114370197 gene encoding rapid alkalinization factor-like, whose protein sequence is MAKSCSLAMMLISAATVLVAMSRWPTAVGGGRDHHLGMGWASTCKGSIAECLGGEEYELDSEINRRILATNKYISYGALQRNTVPCSRRGASYYNCRPGAQANPYSRGCSAITRCRS, encoded by the coding sequence ATGGCGAAGTCGTGTTCCTTAGCTATGATGTTGATCTCCGCCGCCACCGTATTGGTGGCGATGAGTCGGTGGCCGACAGCCGTGGGCGGTGGCAGGGACCACCACTTGGGAATGGGATGGGCTTCCACGTGCAAAGGATCCATTGCTGAGTGCCTGGGAGGGGAAGAGTACGAATTGGACTCGGAGATCAACCGGCGCATCTTAGCCACCAACAAGTACATCAGCTACGGTGCGCTGCAGAGGAACACTGTCCCCTGCTCTCGCCGCGGCGCTTCCTACTACAATTGCAGACCCGGGGCCCAGGCCAACCCTTACAGCCGCGGTTGCAGCGCCATTACGAGGTGCAGAagctga
- the LOC114369981 gene encoding heavy metal-associated isoprenylated plant protein 36-like: MAATETITAEPHEAEEQQHQQHHVYVEAEPLSYKTVVLRVSIHCQGCKRKVQKILQAVHGVHTIDIDLRQHKVVVTGNVNSETLIWKLTKAGKHAELWPQLKADSKKKKQPKPESSQGINQTDKQAVNVVAQGTNANVSKPGEGCATGKAGVQIQEPKPEVIRQTVVLPPAGPVTEKVSIAVQVPNDNEATGNENITGGTGGGGAGKKKKKKASVKGSTNNNANEGAGAATVTVEHAKANDGSGPSSGNQSHGQGHVHVHGPWLPFSSPANESPPRHHNIYRQYPPHYYAPPPPPPPPTTPAVHTVMSYHTAHPSSSYGTAYYTSPQPYSYAHVVRPGNEMEPPPPYTYERESYASSQPSDSFELFSDENPNACSVM; encoded by the exons ATGGCTGCAACAGAAACAATAACAGCGGAACCTCACGAAGCCGAagaacaacaacatcaacaacacCACGTATACGTAGAAGCAGAACCTCTCTCATACAAg ACCGTCGTGTTGAGAGTCTCCATCCACTGCCAAGGCTGCAAAAGGAAAGTCCAGAAAATTCTTCAAGCCGTTCACG GTGTTCACACTATAGACATTGATTTGAGGCAGCACAAAGTGGTAGTAACGGGGAACGTTAACAGCGAGACGTTGATTTGGAAATTGACTAAGGCAGGGAAGCATGCTGAGTTATGGCCTCAATTAAAAGCAgattccaaaaagaaaaagcaacCCAAACCAGAAAGCAGCCAAGGAATTAACCAAACCGATAAACAAGCTGTTAACGTTGTTGCTCAAGGCACTAACGCTAACGTTAGCAAACCCGGCGAAGGATGCGCGACCGGTAAAGCCGGTGTTCAGATTCAAGAGCCGAAGCCGGAGGTGATCAGGCAGACCGTGGTACTACCACCGGCCGGTCCGGTAACTGAGAAGGTCAGCATCGCAGTTCAAGTTCCTAACGACAATGAAGCAACCGGGAATGAGAATATAACCGGCGGTACCGGTGGCGGTGGTGcagggaaaaagaagaaaaagaaggcgAGCGTGAAAGGGAGTACTAATAACAACGCCAACGAAGGTGCTGGTGCTGCTACTGTTACTGTTGAACACGCTAAAGCAAACGATGGTTCCGGACCTTCTTCCGGTAACCAGTCACATGGTCAAGGTCATGTACATGTTCATGGGCCATGGCTTCCATTTTCAAGCCCAGCCAATGAGAGTCCACCACGTCATCATAACATTTACCGTCAGTACCCACCGCATTACTatgctcctcctcctcctcctcctcctcctactacCCCTGCTGTTCATACGGTCATGAGTTATCACACGGCGCATCCTAGCAGCAGCTACGGTACAGCGTATTACACCTCTCCGCAACCGTATTCGTACGCCCACGTGGTGCGTCCAGGGAACGAAATGGAGCCTCCACCACCGTACACGTACGAAAGGGAATCGTATGCTTCATCGCAGCCGTCGGATTCCTTCGAGCTCTTCAGCGATGAAAATCCAAATGCGTGCTCGGTCATGTAA
- the LOC114371226 gene encoding respiratory burst oxidase homolog protein B-like — protein sequence MEIHENQHESWSETESTGSRSRRVGFSGPLSGPLSGPLSGPLVSSNKRNSSKNKSARFKDDEEMVEITLDVRDDAVSVQNIRGGDSETAFLASRLEMRPSSFSDRLRQVSRELKRMTSNKAFDRVDRSKSGAARALGGLKFMTKAGTEGWSQVQKRFDELAIDAKLPKTRFSQCIGMNESKEFAGELFDALARRRGITSASITKDQLREFWEQITDQSFDSRLQTFFDMVDKDADGRINEEEVKEIITLSASANKLSKLKNRAEEYAALIMEELDPDNLGYIELYNLEMLLLQAPAQSTHITTDSRVLSQMLSQKLVPTKEYNPIKRGFRALAYFVQDNWKRLWVIALWLSICAGLFTWKFIQYKHRAVFDVMGYCVTVAKGGAETTKFNMALILLPVCRNTITWLRSRTKLGAIIPFDDNINFHKVVAFGIAIGVGLHAISHLTCDFPRLLHATDEEYEPMKQFFGDERPNNYWWFVKGTEGWTGVVMVVLMAIAFILAQPWFRRNRLKLPKTLKKLTGFNAFWYSHHLFVIVYVLFIIHGYFLYLSKKWYKKTTWMYLAVPMILYGCERLLRAFRSGYKSVRILKVAVYPGNVLALHVSKPQGFKYSSGQYIYVNCSDVSPFEWHPFSITSAPGDDYLSVHIRTLGDWTSQLKGVFAKACQPASEGQSGLLRADMLQGNNKPRMPRLLIDGPYGAPAQDYKNYDVILLVGLGIGATPLISILKDVLNNIKQHKDVEEGEVEKDKRKPFATKRAYFYWVTREEGSFEWFKGVMNEVEENDKEGVIELHNYCTSVYEEGDARSALITMLQSLHHAKNGVDIVSGTRVKTHFARPNWRNVFKHAAIKHPDQRVGVFYCGAHGLVGELKKLSLDFSRKTSTKFDFHKENF from the exons ATGGAGATTCACGAAAACCAACACGAGTCATGGTCGGAAACGGAGAGCACGGGAAGCCGGAGCAGGAGAGTGGGCTTCAGCGGGCCTCTGAGCGGACCACTGAGCGGGCCTTTGAGTGGGCCTTTGGTTTCTTCTAACAAAAGAAACAGCAGCAAGAACAAAAGTGCGAGGTTCAAGGACGACGAGGAGATGGTGGAGATCACGCTGGACGTCCGCGACGACGCCGTTTCGGTCCAGAACATCCGCGGCGGCGACTCCGAGACGGCGTTCCTCGCCAGCCGCCTCGAGATGAGGCCGTCGTCGTTTTCCGATCGGCTGAGACAGGTGTCGCGGGAACTGAAGCGCATGACATCAAACAAGGCCTTCGATAGGGTTGACCGCAGCAAATCCGGTGCTGCGCGCGCCCTTGGTGGTCTTAAGTTCATGACCAAAGCAGGCACTGAAGGTTGGTCACAGGTTCAGAAGCGCTTCGATGAGTTGGCCATTGATGCAAAGCTCCCCAAGACTCGCTTTAGCCAGTGCATAG GGATGAACGAATCGAAGGAGTTTGCCGGTGAGTTATTCGATGCATTAGCTCGTCGTCGAGGGATAACATCAGCTTCCATAACGAAGGATCAGTTGCGTGAATTTTGGGAGCAAATTACAGACCAGAGTTTTGATTCACGGCTTCAGACCTTTTTTGACAT GGTGGACAAAGATGCCGATGGACGAATTAATGAAGAAGAAGTAAAAGAG ATTATCACCTTAAGCGCTTCAGCCAATAAGctgtcaaaattaaaaaatcgtGCAGAGGAATATGCTGCCCTTATCATGGAGGAACTGGATCCGGACAACCTTGGATACATTGAG TTATACAACTTGGAAATGCTTCTTCTGCAAGCCCCAGCACAATCAACCCACATAACCACAGATAGCAGGGTACTGAGCCAAATGCTAAGCCAGAAACTAGTCCCTACAAAAGAGTACAACCCCATCAAGCGAGGCTTTCGGGCACTGGCATACTTCGTGCAGGACAATTGGAAACGCCTCTGGGTCATAGCCCTGTGGCTTTCCATTTGCGCTGGTCTTTTCACTTGGAAGTTCATCCAATACAAGCACCGTGCTGTGTTCGATGTCATGGGATACTGTGTCACAGTAGCCAAGGGCGGTGCTGAAACAACCAAGTTCAACATGGCCTTGATCTTGTTGCCTGTCTGCAGAAACACCATTACTTGGCTCAGGAGCAGGACCAAACTAGGAGCCATCATTCCCTTTGACGACAACATCAACTTTCACAAG GTGGTAGCCTTTGGCATTGCAATTGGGGTTGGATTGCATGCGATTTCACATCTGACGTGTGACTTCCCAAGGTTGTTACATGCGACGGACGAAGAATACGAGCCCATGAAACAATTTTTTGGGGATGAGAGGCCCAACAATTATTGGTGGTTCGTGAAAGGGACTGAGGGATGGACCGGGGTGGTGATGGTGGTTCTTATGGCTATAGCCTTCATTTTGGCTCAACCATGGTTCCGAAGGAACAGGCTGAAACTCCCCAAAACCCTCAAGAAGCTCACCGGTTTCAATGCCTTTTGGTACTCCCACCACCTTTTTGTCATCGTCTATGTGCTTTTCATCATTCACGGTTACTTCCTATACCTCAGCAAGAAATGGTACAAGAAAACG ACATGGATGTATCTCGCCGTTCCCATGATACTATACGGATGCGAAAGGCTACTCCGTGCGTTTAGGTCTGGCTACAAATCAGTGAGGATTCTCAAG GTTGCTGTGTACCCAGGAAATGTGCTAGCATTGCATGTGTCTAAACCACAAGGATTTAAGTACTCTAGTGGCCAGTATATATACGTTAACTGTTCAGATGTCTCCCCATTTGAATG GCATCCCTTTTCTATTACATCAGCTCCGGGAGATGATTACTTAAGTGTTCACATTCGAACTTTGGGTGACTGGACATCACAACTGAAGGGTGTTTTCGCCAAG GCATGTCAACCAGCAAGTGAAGGCCAAAGTGGTCTTCTACGAGCTGATATGCTACAAGGCAACAACAAACCAAG AATGCCAAGGCTATTAATCGATGGACCTTATGGAGCTCCAGCACAGGACTACAAAAATTATGATGTAATCCTTCTGGTGGGGCTAGGAATTGGTGCCACCCCTTTGATAAGCATACTCAAAGACGTGCTAAACAACATCAAGCAACATAAAGATGTAGAAGAAGGAGAGGTGGAAAAGGACAAGAGAAAACCTTTTGCCACTAAGCGAGCTTATTTCTACTGGGTTACCCGTGAGGAAGGTTCCTTTGAATGGTTTAAAGGGGTGATGAATGAGGTGGAAGAGAATGACAAGGAAGGAGTTATTGAACTTCACAACTATTGCACAAGTGTGTACGAAGAAGGAGATGCTAGGTCAGCTTTGATCACAATGCTTCAGTCTCTTCACCATGCCAAAAATGGTGTGGATATAGTTTCAGGGACAAGGGTGAAGACTCATTTTGCAAGACCCAACTGGCGCAATGTCTTTAAACATGCAGCCATCAAACACCCTGACCAAAGAGTTG GTGTTTTCTACTGTGGGGCGCATGGATTGGTTGGGGAACTGAAAAAGCTTTCTTTAGACTTTTCCAGGAAAACCAGCACCAAGTTTGATTTTCACAAAGAAAATTTTTAG